Proteins from a single region of Scleropages formosus chromosome 22, fSclFor1.1, whole genome shotgun sequence:
- the LOC108918333 gene encoding coiled-coil domain-containing protein 114-like isoform X2 → MPRGRSARSIHSDSSETDLDNIAELEMTKLQRQFRIMEGDRQAYTIQAQEQIRTQRLEIDRLQEEQEELQCRLQVSQSHSHQQQDVDTVQAMRRLLNQQDEVHEQLESQKESLVHLEQEILSMEKKLAGLRRTRTSVNLKQKSEASEKKKATRTLENKLDRTLVRFNEQLTKNAQLRADLETLRLERVRFQQLQRKLDKELQAVHRDIRDTINRSTVAYDVRVEAQSKMALLKEKAVKDLAQYSAEMKELERIIAHEQHLKDFMSTKSSDRSGHGGSLDPTHSQEPEERDHKRTEKGEDMVDSLEEVFHRIQSMTGEEDLDLLVSKFIQTEEQNFALFNYVNEQNNEAESLKDQIKQVQQEMGQFQAEEESQEARHCSLLTDIDTQQRKTEVRVQSYESQATEASKILDQIKTGVGRMFHKLECDFSVLEDMLGSSTEIRESNIMTYLSLVENRTNDLLSMQVFLNSKNLGNNYDEKDVPWFLLSQSLDIQPENLLIQPPSAG, encoded by the exons ATGCCTCGAGGGCGGTCAGCCAGGAGCATCCATTCCGACAGCAGTGAGACTGACCTTGACAATATTG CCGAGTTGGAGATGACCAAATTACAGAGGCAGTTTCGGATCATGGAGGGAGACCGGCAGGCGTACACCATACAGGCACAAGAGCAAATCCGCACTCAGCG TCTGGAGATAGATAGGctccaggaggagcaggaggagctgcagtGCAGACTACAAGTCTCCCAGAGCCACTCCCACCAACAGCAAGATGTGGACACTGTACAAGCCATGCGCCGCCTGCTCAACCAGCAGGATGAGGTCCATGAGCAGCTGGAGAGCCAGAAGGAGAGCCTCGTTCACCTGGAGCAAGAG ATTCTCAGCATGGAGAAGAAGCTGGCGGGCTTAAGGAGGACAAGAACCTCTGTGAACCTGAAACAGAAGTCTGAGGCCTCTGAGAAGAAGAAGGCTACCCGCACGCTGGAGAATAAGCTGGACCGT ACCCTCGTTCGATTTAACGAGCAGCTGACCAAGAATGCACAGCTGAGGGCTGACCTGGAGACGCTGCGGCTCGAACGAGTCCGTTTCCAGCAGCTCCAGCGTAAATTGGACAAG gAGCTGCAGGCGGTCCACAGGGACATTAGGGATACGATCAACCGGTCCACTGTCGCTTATGATGTCAG GGTGGAGGCTCAGTCCAAGATGGCGCTGCTAAAGGAGAAGGCAGTGAAGGACTTGGCTCAGTACAGTGCAGAAATGAAAGAGCTGGAGAGGATTATCGCACACGAGCAGCATCTCAAAGACTTCATGAGCACCAAGAGCAGTGACAGGAGCGGCCATGGAGGCAGCTTGGATCCTACACATAGCCAAG AGCCAGAAGAGAGGGACCACAAGAGAACGGAAAAAGGGGAGGACATGGTGGACTCTCTGGAAGAGGTATTTCACAGGATCCAAAGTATGACTGGAGAGGAGGATCTGGACCTGCTTGTCTCCAAGTTCATCCAGA ctGAGGAACAGAACTTTGCACTGTTCAACTACGTGAACGAGCAAAACAACGAGGCTGAGTCTCTGAAGGACCAAATCAAGCAG GTTCAGCAGGAGATGGGCCAGTTCCAAGCAGAAGAGGAAAGCCAGGAGGCAAGGCATTGCAGCCTTCTGACAGACATTGACACGCAGCAGCGCAAAACCGAGGTCCGAGTGCAGAGCTATGAGAGCCAGGCAACAGAAGCCAGCAAGATCTTGGACCAGATTAAGACAG GAGTGGGACGGATGTTCCATAAGCTGGAGTGTGACTTCTCTGTACTTGAAGATATGCTGGGCTCTTCCACAGAGATCAGGGAGAGTAATATCATGACCTACCTGAGCCTCGTAGAGAACAGGACCAATGATCTCCTCAGCATGCAGGTCTTCCTCAACTCCAAG AACCTTGGTAACAACTACGATGAAAAAGATGTGCCGTGGTTCCTGTTGAGTCAGAGTCTTGACATTCAGCCGGAGAATTTATTGATTCAACCACCATCTGCTGG ATGA
- the LOC108918333 gene encoding coiled-coil domain-containing protein 114-like isoform X1, giving the protein MPRGRSARSIHSDSSETDLDNIAELEMTKLQRQFRIMEGDRQAYTIQAQEQIRTQRLEIDRLQEEQEELQCRLQVSQSHSHQQQDVDTVQAMRRLLNQQDEVHEQLESQKESLVHLEQEILSMEKKLAGLRRTRTSVNLKQKSEASEKKKATRTLENKLDRTLVRFNEQLTKNAQLRADLETLRLERVRFQQLQRKLDKELQAVHRDIRDTINRSTVAYDVRVEAQSKMALLKEKAVKDLAQYSAEMKELERIIAHEQHLKDFMSTKSSDRSGHGGSLDPTHSQEPEERDHKRTEKGEDMVDSLEEVFHRIQSMTGEEDLDLLVSKFIQTEEQNFALFNYVNEQNNEAESLKDQIKQVQQEMGQFQAEEESQEARHCSLLTDIDTQQRKTEVRVQSYESQATEASKILDQIKTGVGRMFHKLECDFSVLEDMLGSSTEIRESNIMTYLSLVENRTNDLLSMQVFLNSKNLGNNYDEKDVPWFLLSQSLDIQPENLLIQPPSAGDDIETEASLVTDEDDRPLTQKELRQRILTEVLQKEAAACSAGETDDKDSTINMVSSQQRRFQDLSLDVSPSLL; this is encoded by the exons ATGCCTCGAGGGCGGTCAGCCAGGAGCATCCATTCCGACAGCAGTGAGACTGACCTTGACAATATTG CCGAGTTGGAGATGACCAAATTACAGAGGCAGTTTCGGATCATGGAGGGAGACCGGCAGGCGTACACCATACAGGCACAAGAGCAAATCCGCACTCAGCG TCTGGAGATAGATAGGctccaggaggagcaggaggagctgcagtGCAGACTACAAGTCTCCCAGAGCCACTCCCACCAACAGCAAGATGTGGACACTGTACAAGCCATGCGCCGCCTGCTCAACCAGCAGGATGAGGTCCATGAGCAGCTGGAGAGCCAGAAGGAGAGCCTCGTTCACCTGGAGCAAGAG ATTCTCAGCATGGAGAAGAAGCTGGCGGGCTTAAGGAGGACAAGAACCTCTGTGAACCTGAAACAGAAGTCTGAGGCCTCTGAGAAGAAGAAGGCTACCCGCACGCTGGAGAATAAGCTGGACCGT ACCCTCGTTCGATTTAACGAGCAGCTGACCAAGAATGCACAGCTGAGGGCTGACCTGGAGACGCTGCGGCTCGAACGAGTCCGTTTCCAGCAGCTCCAGCGTAAATTGGACAAG gAGCTGCAGGCGGTCCACAGGGACATTAGGGATACGATCAACCGGTCCACTGTCGCTTATGATGTCAG GGTGGAGGCTCAGTCCAAGATGGCGCTGCTAAAGGAGAAGGCAGTGAAGGACTTGGCTCAGTACAGTGCAGAAATGAAAGAGCTGGAGAGGATTATCGCACACGAGCAGCATCTCAAAGACTTCATGAGCACCAAGAGCAGTGACAGGAGCGGCCATGGAGGCAGCTTGGATCCTACACATAGCCAAG AGCCAGAAGAGAGGGACCACAAGAGAACGGAAAAAGGGGAGGACATGGTGGACTCTCTGGAAGAGGTATTTCACAGGATCCAAAGTATGACTGGAGAGGAGGATCTGGACCTGCTTGTCTCCAAGTTCATCCAGA ctGAGGAACAGAACTTTGCACTGTTCAACTACGTGAACGAGCAAAACAACGAGGCTGAGTCTCTGAAGGACCAAATCAAGCAG GTTCAGCAGGAGATGGGCCAGTTCCAAGCAGAAGAGGAAAGCCAGGAGGCAAGGCATTGCAGCCTTCTGACAGACATTGACACGCAGCAGCGCAAAACCGAGGTCCGAGTGCAGAGCTATGAGAGCCAGGCAACAGAAGCCAGCAAGATCTTGGACCAGATTAAGACAG GAGTGGGACGGATGTTCCATAAGCTGGAGTGTGACTTCTCTGTACTTGAAGATATGCTGGGCTCTTCCACAGAGATCAGGGAGAGTAATATCATGACCTACCTGAGCCTCGTAGAGAACAGGACCAATGATCTCCTCAGCATGCAGGTCTTCCTCAACTCCAAG AACCTTGGTAACAACTACGATGAAAAAGATGTGCCGTGGTTCCTGTTGAGTCAGAGTCTTGACATTCAGCCGGAGAATTTATTGATTCAACCACCATCTGCTGG GGATGACATTGAGACAGAGGCTTCTCTTGTCACCGATGAAGATGACAGGCCTCTGACACAGAAAGAGCTCCGCCAGCGAATCCTGACAGAG GTCCTACAGAAGGAGGCGGCTGCTTGCTCAGCCGGAGAGACAGATGATAAAGACTCAACAATCAACATGGTCTCCAGCCAACAACGCCGCTTCCAGGACTTAAGTCTGGATGTGTCACCTTCCCTTCTCTGA
- the LOC108918333 gene encoding coiled-coil domain-containing protein 114-like isoform X3, whose translation MRRLLNQQDEVHEQLESQKESLVHLEQEILSMEKKLAGLRRTRTSVNLKQKSEASEKKKATRTLENKLDRTLVRFNEQLTKNAQLRADLETLRLERVRFQQLQRKLDKELQAVHRDIRDTINRSTVAYDVRVEAQSKMALLKEKAVKDLAQYSAEMKELERIIAHEQHLKDFMSTKSSDRSGHGGSLDPTHSQEPEERDHKRTEKGEDMVDSLEEVFHRIQSMTGEEDLDLLVSKFIQTEEQNFALFNYVNEQNNEAESLKDQIKQVQQEMGQFQAEEESQEARHCSLLTDIDTQQRKTEVRVQSYESQATEASKILDQIKTGVGRMFHKLECDFSVLEDMLGSSTEIRESNIMTYLSLVENRTNDLLSMQVFLNSKNLGNNYDEKDVPWFLLSQSLDIQPENLLIQPPSAGDDIETEASLVTDEDDRPLTQKELRQRILTEVLQKEAAACSAGETDDKDSTINMVSSQQRRFQDLSLDVSPSLL comes from the exons ATGCGCCGCCTGCTCAACCAGCAGGATGAGGTCCATGAGCAGCTGGAGAGCCAGAAGGAGAGCCTCGTTCACCTGGAGCAAGAG ATTCTCAGCATGGAGAAGAAGCTGGCGGGCTTAAGGAGGACAAGAACCTCTGTGAACCTGAAACAGAAGTCTGAGGCCTCTGAGAAGAAGAAGGCTACCCGCACGCTGGAGAATAAGCTGGACCGT ACCCTCGTTCGATTTAACGAGCAGCTGACCAAGAATGCACAGCTGAGGGCTGACCTGGAGACGCTGCGGCTCGAACGAGTCCGTTTCCAGCAGCTCCAGCGTAAATTGGACAAG gAGCTGCAGGCGGTCCACAGGGACATTAGGGATACGATCAACCGGTCCACTGTCGCTTATGATGTCAG GGTGGAGGCTCAGTCCAAGATGGCGCTGCTAAAGGAGAAGGCAGTGAAGGACTTGGCTCAGTACAGTGCAGAAATGAAAGAGCTGGAGAGGATTATCGCACACGAGCAGCATCTCAAAGACTTCATGAGCACCAAGAGCAGTGACAGGAGCGGCCATGGAGGCAGCTTGGATCCTACACATAGCCAAG AGCCAGAAGAGAGGGACCACAAGAGAACGGAAAAAGGGGAGGACATGGTGGACTCTCTGGAAGAGGTATTTCACAGGATCCAAAGTATGACTGGAGAGGAGGATCTGGACCTGCTTGTCTCCAAGTTCATCCAGA ctGAGGAACAGAACTTTGCACTGTTCAACTACGTGAACGAGCAAAACAACGAGGCTGAGTCTCTGAAGGACCAAATCAAGCAG GTTCAGCAGGAGATGGGCCAGTTCCAAGCAGAAGAGGAAAGCCAGGAGGCAAGGCATTGCAGCCTTCTGACAGACATTGACACGCAGCAGCGCAAAACCGAGGTCCGAGTGCAGAGCTATGAGAGCCAGGCAACAGAAGCCAGCAAGATCTTGGACCAGATTAAGACAG GAGTGGGACGGATGTTCCATAAGCTGGAGTGTGACTTCTCTGTACTTGAAGATATGCTGGGCTCTTCCACAGAGATCAGGGAGAGTAATATCATGACCTACCTGAGCCTCGTAGAGAACAGGACCAATGATCTCCTCAGCATGCAGGTCTTCCTCAACTCCAAG AACCTTGGTAACAACTACGATGAAAAAGATGTGCCGTGGTTCCTGTTGAGTCAGAGTCTTGACATTCAGCCGGAGAATTTATTGATTCAACCACCATCTGCTGG GGATGACATTGAGACAGAGGCTTCTCTTGTCACCGATGAAGATGACAGGCCTCTGACACAGAAAGAGCTCCGCCAGCGAATCCTGACAGAG GTCCTACAGAAGGAGGCGGCTGCTTGCTCAGCCGGAGAGACAGATGATAAAGACTCAACAATCAACATGGTCTCCAGCCAACAACGCCGCTTCCAGGACTTAAGTCTGGATGTGTCACCTTCCCTTCTCTGA